Within Citrus sinensis cultivar Valencia sweet orange chromosome 1, DVS_A1.0, whole genome shotgun sequence, the genomic segment ATAATCTAATTTAGCTGttggtaaaattttttaggttGAAAATAAGAGATATGAAATTTAAACACTACTCATATGAGTTGGGAAAGAATTTAGCTGAATATGctaaataaagcaaaatatcACATgtaaattagtattatttgtattaattacaatgaaatGGGGCGTAGGATAGCAGAGCTCTTTTACAAGATTATTGTATGATATTAATAGAGAGACAATCGCTTTCAAGTCATAGTCTTCAAAGTCCAagtatctatatatatatatataaactttaaggacaagaaatattttataataataaaaacatggctattattttttttatgtaatgtaataaacaatttatagAAGTTGTCAAATAGGAAAGTGGGGGGGAAAAGAGCATAAAATCTATGTGTATATATCTAATAAATCTTTACACAATCTGATCCAGCGATGCAATAATTACTTTGTTTTCGAAACAGCTTAAAAAGAGGTCATAGAGATCTCTCTAATTAAGCGTGCAGCAGCTACCTAGCTGGGATTAAATTTCTGTgcaaagaaacaaattaaagagaagaagaagaagaagaagaagatatggGTAGCAGTTATTTTGGAGAGCCAAACTTGGGAAATGAAAGAGgatcttcttcatcttcatcatcatcaaggaaaggaaagaagagCAATTCAGATAAGCCAAAGCAACCACAAAGAGGACTTGGTGTTGCTCAATTGGAGAAGATTAGACTACATGGTCAAATGGCTTGTAATAATTATCATCCTATAACTAATTCCTTCCATACCCCTTACCCTACTACTAATTTCAACCAggtacttaaatttttttttaattatgattaatttGGTTTCTTTCTTGAGCCTGCAGTACTAGTAATTCATTCATTCTTATTGTAATGACTTCGACAAAAATTGATTTCATCATGCAGGAGGATATGAGAGTGCAAACGCCTTATTCATCAATAccatcttcatctttttcttattcatcTTCCTCATCTCCCCCAACTTCTTATGGTTACCATCCTAGCATCAcggtatatttataattcattttgtttctattttgaGCCACAGtttcttttcatcaataacaTTGATGGGtcattttgtatatatttttttacctgatttttctttcaccACTTtggtgtttatttttcttgcgTAATTAATGATGATGTACTAAGTATTTTGTTAAGGAAATAGTATTGCCTTGATATaagcagttttttttttttttgaatttgaagtgAAATCTATATAGACGTTGAAGAATCTTTTGAATCGATCATTTCTAATTCTGTGCAagtttttgcttatttattggTCCTAACCCTAGCTGGattaacaaatgaatttgttgcaagatttttgcttctttttggttaattaattACGGATTATGCTAATGATCTTGAATGGttcctaaattaatttttcaaaatttaattcctTATACAGATGGGGTTAGGTGATTATGAAAGATCGACCATAATATATGGTGATTCACAGCCTACCACTACTGCAACGTAAGTTATTAATGATCAGGtcaatttgatgaaattaCTCTAATAAGCAAGGGCTTTCAATGTTAAAtctacaaatttaattatctcTTAGCTAGGGCCtgtcaaatttcaaattaatatgcTGAATTTTTGGTTGTAGCAGTTGGAACCCTGTGACTGGAATCTCAGAGACTCAACATTTTACACAGCCAAACATGAATAGACATGTTTTAAATCTGCCTGTTGAGGTGTTGTAATAGTTAATCCTTGTAGATTTTACTCAAAAGTATATTGAAAATTGACTTAATGCCTATGTATGCTTTTGatgtaattgaaaattatatatacttTACATCTATATATGATAGGATCCACAGCTAAAGAGGAGCAAGAAGCATAGGAGTCACTCAATGGGTTCAAGCAGTCAGAATTCTGAATCAAGTGACACTCAAGAAGTAGATTTGGAGCTGAGACTGTCAATTTGAGTAGTGTTTCTTTTTGCTGCCACGCTCAAGCAGATGGATTCGTACTCTTTGCTTTTACATATATAACTGGAAGTTGAAGATAACTAGTTGCTTCGGAGAAATAATGCTCCAGGTTCTTCATTAAAAAGGTGACAAACAAGGTGGCACCTTAATGTTTGAAGTAATTTCATGATGTGAAAGAATCTTGTGTGATGAAAGGTTGATTGACTTTCTTCATAAGACAGTGAGATTAGTTTCTTCTTGTTTATGAATTGTCAAAGAAATGAGAAAGACATAATATTTCTCCCATTGAGCAAAACTAGCTAATTGTTAGCATCCATTGCATGATCTGAAGAATTATGTGCGATGGGGTAGTTTTGATATGATCAATGTTTGTGTAGAACACTTTGCATATTAATCTTAGGATCTTTCTGTAATATATGCAAATCAGATCCAGCTGTCAAATTAGGGTTATCTATCAGTATTGCAAATGGTTTCTGTCCAGTTAAATACAGGAATTAAACCCAAATTTAGTATATTTAATTTGGTTATAGCTCtatcaaatattaatcaaatactaATATTGTTTGATGGAATTCTACTTTTTGTACGTAAAACTCCAATTCATATGTTGGTGatacattaaaataatcatacaTTTGATTGCATTCcatttacaatttatattttagctAGTTTCATCGCCAAATATGTGGTACCTATGTATAGCTTGTAGTACACACGCATGAGAATAGACTGCACAACTCCTTCCCTTCTGCCTCCGTTACCTCTCAACTTTGCTCAgaaacatgtcatttttttaggCAAGATGAgcataaatatcaaatattgaGAGATAAATGGAAATATATATGAGAATGATACCAAGCAAGAGATGGATATGCCCCGAGGAGATTAATCAGGTTTAGTCTTCGCATAACCAGAATTTAGGTTTTCGGGACCATAATGGAAGTACTAAAAACTTAACTAATCTGTAACATAAAATCTGCAAAATTAAGAGGCCAACAGTCAGTGAGGCTACAGTGGATAAAAAATCTAGTAAATTATAAGAAagatcatataaaaaaatgaatggagaaaactcaaaattcacataaaataactaattttttattcaattcagCTTTCCtggaattattttttcagtCATGTGATTCAACTGATTAAAAGATCgttttaatttgtgtttatgcATGCATGAGATGGCGGTCGGAGTTAGGTTAGAGCCAGTGGgggaaaataaaagatgaatAATAGATAGTGATAGTGAAGAACCTAGAGCACACTGTGATAATGATTTACGATTTTAATTAGCCGCAAAAATTTTTCCATAAACAACgctaaaaagaataataatgcccttttatcttttcagtGATTTTCATTGATTCGATCTCATTTGAATTAGACCAGCCATCAAGAATGTCATGGAACACGTGATGAAGAATGAAGCAGCCTCTTCGCCTCCTTGGCTCTacttttataagaaaaaaatgacacGATTTTTCAGTTTAAAATGTAGGGGTGGtttaaaaatgacataataataattatttcccCTATACTGAAATCAACATATTTAACTTATTtccttattattttcataataatcaataacTCTCTTGACAACATAATTTTACTGTATTaccattattttcaatatgtttttatttatatttattataaattaaataaatcatataaatataaattaaaataaaaaatttaagtaataaaaataagaaaaatattttttagtgtgaataaaaaattaataaaaatatatttttcttgtactttttgttatttttcaaacatttttcttaaaataaatatataatttatattccCAAGATAAATGATCAAACAAATGACCCATTAACtcctcttttcctttaaatttttagtgatAAGAACATTTtggatattatgaaaataataaaagataaacggtacttattaatttcattaagaGAAATTGGCAACCTCCTTAATATTATGGTTCAGATTTTACTAAATCTATATAAACTATATCAAAGAAATACCTTAGGATGACATGAAACTTGGATCTCAAAAATCTTGCAACTAATATGTGGATATAAGCCTGGCAAAAATTCATATTACCCATTAATATGTCACGAATTCACTcgataaaaatttttttagatcgATCTTTATGGATCTGGTTAGTAATGGGTCAGGCAATTAAAACCCATTCCATAAggtgtcgggtttgggtttaagataaaaaatctatttcatCCATTACccattaacatttattattaataatttaatcaattttttagcttagattataaaatttaaaagaaaaaaatgaattgactacttatataaaattatgacaaACCCTAAAATTCccaagtatttaaattttgtagtCATCATTGTACATTTACATCTTCTAATGTAATGCAATTATCTTTCTATATGTTTTTATCcaaagattttaattaataatatcagTGTTTAGAactaaatagttaattttttgtgtatgaagaatattaatattttgatgatgttaaacattaagaatattaatattttattttgtttggaaTTATATTCTTAAAGAGTTTTGTTTTACAAATTTCTATAGTCCTTTTAACTAAAGATATAATACCAAAATTAGCTGCTTAAATGGGTCAGTTCGGTTAATACGATAATGATAATGAATGGTGCGGGTTCTCATTTTTCGACCCAATAAGTTAATCAAGtttagatatttataatttggcACGATACAATGAGAATACAATACGAAACTGCTTAAACATGATCCATTGCCATGCCTAATGGACTacatataatttgtttttaatactatctactgataaatttattttcagtcACAGGAGGAAATTTTAAACCTTGAGTTCAAAATTGCGGCAAGAAACCACTCAAACAAGGAAACCATTGTTCCTATTAAAACTATTCAAACAACTTTCTCATTAAAAATTGTGGAGCCTCCTTGTGTTAATCGTAATTGTTGGTATAATCATCCTCAGCTTGTGTATGGTACGAATTATCGCTTCTCTCACACTTACAGAGAAAATAATAGTGTGGCTAATCTTATGGCTAGTCTTGATGTTTTTTGTCATGACTTCACTTGGTGGACGTCTCCACTAATAGAGATTTGAAGACTCTTCAATAAGGACGCTAATTGTTTCCCTAAATACAGATTTCATTGATTGTTCAATCTGCTTTTTGCTTGTTTTTTCTGTCGGGCATTTGTTCCTTTTTACATTAGCAATATGCATTTTTTAGGGAAAAAATCACAATGTCCATGCTGGATGTCCTTaacatttctctttttattctttcttaaaaaaaaaaatctgatcAAAGATAAGAAGGAAACATACTTGATATTCTAAGCGGACGCGGCCTGAGTCTATAAGATAATTATTCTTGCCATCTTTCCAAACCAGGACAAAGGTGACCCTTgatgtattaatttattattataaatatttttgaaattaccCTTGAACTTGATGTGTTATTGCTTTCGCTAGAGTTTGAAATAAAGTTCGATACTTTGGAATCCTGATGATTaagcaaattaaagaaaataattaatggcCAAACAGCTGTATTAATGTCAATCACTGAAAAGATTGGTGATGACAAAAAAGGCATATTGTTAAGATTGATTTTTACAGAATTAGTGTTTAATTAATCATCATTCCAATATGAAGTTGGTGTGAAGATATTGCAAAACGACAGCTATACCTCATAGTTTGAAGAAATGATCAACCAGACccctcaaaatttttaaaaatgggTACTAAAATTCCATTATGTACTTTTTACCGTTTATCTATATGTCAAATGCTAAACTTATTGCTATGCTCATATGTTttcatcactttttttttatacatggAGCAACATATTGACAATTCTTCCAgaattttaacaatttaattaacctaaaaataaaatataaaactgatccatttttttttatgcatatGCACAAATCAATCAAAGCAAGCAAAATCAGTatcataaacataaaaatgacaaaaactACAAAAAAGGGTCTTTACTGATATTATAATAGTGTcaataattactttaaattataCTTGTTAATTATGTTAGTAATGTAGCAGTGAGAACACAATGATACTTATTTGTGGTGTCACAAATATACTGATAGTGATTATTATCACTACAGCATCACCAAAATTATTCCATTATTTTAGTATCAGAATGTTACGATACTATATTAGTATCTGTGATTACTATTAATATGGTATTagtatttgatttattattaaaaaaaaattgaatattacCTATTTGCAAGTAAGATTATAATGtactataaaattaataatagacattaaaaaaaaaaattaaattttatttacattaataaatGAGTGTAACATAAGAATATAAGTACTGATTACAAGctaaagagaaaataagtttCAAATACTTAGGAATGACAAAATAACCTGGACTCGATCCGGACTCGGATAAACCCGTATAATCTGGGCCAAGTTCAATCGCTACCAGAGTAAATTAACTCTAGAATCCAGATTCAATTTTATGAATCCAAATATTTCCGATTCTGGATTCGTGTTCATGTGAACCTGTATATCCAAAACCTACCCagatactttttattttaatataaatttttaaaaattatttttaatataaatagagaaaaaaaagaaaaatagccCTATCACAGCGGGCCCTAGTTTGCAATTCACATTTTCCTCTTCTAAAATCTCACAACCGCCAAACATTTCCTTTTATcttcatcaaatcaaatcGTCATCGTCATCGCTTCAACAACCATTTCCTCTTCTCtatattcatcatcatcatcatcactgcCTCTGCtaaccatcatcatcatcatcagatcTACGAGATCAAGGATTTCGTTCTCACTACCAGAAGGAAGGATGCACCTTCCGTGAAAATCAAGAAGAGCAGAGATGTTGTCAAGTTTAAGGATTGCTACTCCAAGTGCTAAAGAATTTCTTTAGTGGTCTCCATGAATCATCATTCACTGACTGTCTTCTTGTTTTGgctaaaagaaaatgtttgttTCACCCCATGTTGTTTTCTAATAATATACATAGTATGTGGATTTAAGCTTATTTGATAGCTGTTATTGTTAGAGGATGCGGATCTCTTTGCCAATTGATTTATAGACATTGAAACTTAGTTTGCCtgattaacactaaaaagtgtacgtgtaataaagataaaattattagtttatacTTATTGCGTGGATTAAATGCgctcattatttctaaattatcttaatactccccaaatatatttttatgttaaattaattcgcaatatgttaatttttatcttgtaaatatgTTTTAGGAATAAAGATGGAATTAGAATTGAAAGCCGGAATAAAGAAGGAATGCTGGAGCAATTTGGAAGCATTATTAAGGacatgtaataaataaaaacaaaagaacaaaaggcAACCACTTTGGTTGCTCATGATGGTCAGGAGGCCATTATGCCTCCTAACAATTACACATTTTAATgtccatatatataataaaaataataaaataaataaagataatgcatttcttgcctataaaaggcaaggAAATACAAGGAGCGATGCATTAAGAAGTTAGAGAGCTGAGCAGAGAGAGCTCAAGGCGAAAGAAAATAGGGTGCAGCTGAGGAATTgtgtctttttcttcttttgttgtgTAATCAACTTTTTTGTAAcgtatttcaaaagtttatcaaataaatagagtgttgttttttctttcaatatgagtggctaattttattaagctgaGGTGAAAGGTGAAGCTCAATatttcaaactattaaatttattattttctcaaatgagttttaaagtttattttattattttctagtcattttttatgtcatgttaatttataaatttctttaggatctgtatgatattttgacacaatgttgacacattaatatagtgtgacacattaggtactttattccatatttatccacacacatagaattaaatgatataataattaactggtaaaaatgaggaaaaatataaatgagagagtattaaaattatagtttgaaaaCAGAGAGTGGATCCCGAACCCTAGCATATTtgtaaattgatttcaaataatttattttccccacaatttattttcttagttttaaattgattaCTAGATTTAAAATTCCTTGTGGTTCGACCCCGAACTCaccgggttatattataactgaCACTTTTATACTTGGAAGTAATATacttttgagtcgtgtcaTTGCCCATTGCAACGTTTGCCTATTACATTATTGAGTTTAATTTctggattaaaaaattcataaagtAATCTCAGTTTAAAACTTGCAATCCGGGAACTCATATTTTTTCAGGTTTAACTTGGACCGGACCCGAAATTGGAAAAATTGAGTTTATATTCGAGTTCAGTATGAATAAATTGGTATCCAGGTTTGGAACTGGGAATGCTGAACTAGACCAGACTcaaattttgccatccctacaaATACTTGTTAgatcatataaaaataaagcaatttaatttgaaGCTTCCAATGGTTAAACCTCAAATTTGATGCTTGAAGTTGTGATGTCATGATCAATTTAGATTGCAAATGGTCTCtgcattaatatatatatatatgagaaaaTATCTAATGGCAAGCACGTAATATGAGTCATTTCATagcataataattatttagtataaataattttactgaGATGTATCACCACATAAGTATTGGCAAAAATTGgataatataattcaatagtcaataattgttatatttcataagtgaataaaatttgaattcataGCAGCTATGTACCCAATATccatatcaaa encodes:
- the LOC102630651 gene encoding protein SPEAR3 isoform X1 — protein: MGSSYFGEPNLGNERGSSSSSSSSRKGKKSNSDKPKQPQRGLGVAQLEKIRLHGQMACNNYHPITNSFHTPYPTTNFNQEDMRVQTPYSSIPSSSFSYSSSSSPPTSYGYHPSITMGLGDYERSTIIYGDSQPTTTATSWNPVTGISETQHFTQPNMNRHVLNLPVEDPQLKRSKKHRSHSMGSSSQNSESSDTQEVDLELRLSI
- the LOC102630651 gene encoding protein SPEAR3 isoform X2 gives rise to the protein MGSSYFGEPNLGNERGSSSSSSSSRKGKKSNSDKPKQPQRGLGVAQLEKIRLHGQMACNNYHPITNSFHTPYPTTNFNQEDMRVQTPYSSIPSSSFSYSSSSSPPTSYGYHPSITMGLGDYERSTIIYGDSQPTTTATWNPVTGISETQHFTQPNMNRHVLNLPVEDPQLKRSKKHRSHSMGSSSQNSESSDTQEVDLELRLSI